One region of Chloroflexota bacterium genomic DNA includes:
- a CDS encoding disulfide oxidoreductase, with product MGRVWAHGRDSALGLAWVAALVATLGSLYLSEIAHYPPCTLCWLQRIAMYPLVVVLGIGAIRDDRDVRWYALPLAGIGAGLAFYHALLQRVPSLQQSTSCSADAPCNVMWLREFGFVSIPVMALGAFLLIAVLLLVGATAAAGDVAESGRNRRGR from the coding sequence CTGGGACGCGTCTGGGCGCACGGCCGGGACTCTGCGCTTGGTCTGGCATGGGTGGCGGCGCTTGTCGCAACCCTGGGCAGTCTCTACCTCTCTGAGATTGCTCACTATCCGCCCTGCACGCTCTGTTGGCTGCAACGCATCGCTATGTACCCGTTGGTAGTGGTCCTTGGCATCGGCGCGATCCGCGACGATCGCGACGTGCGCTGGTATGCGCTGCCGTTGGCAGGCATCGGCGCGGGTCTTGCCTTCTATCATGCGCTTTTGCAGCGTGTGCCCAGCTTGCAACAGTCGACAAGCTGCAGCGCGGATGCGCCCTGCAACGTTATGTGGTTGCGCGAGTTTGGGTTCGTTTCCATCCCCGTGATGGCGCTCGGCGCGTTCCTGCTGATTGCGGTATTGTTGCTCGTTGGCGCCACAGCCGCTGCCGGCGATGTCGCGGAAAGCGGGAGAAATAGGCGCGGACGTTAG